In the genome of Leptospira saintgironsiae, one region contains:
- a CDS encoding iron chaperone, producing the protein MDKTKNTFKSIDEYIKIFPKEVQSILQELRKVIQEEAPEAIEKISYQIPTFYLNGNLVHFAAYKNHIGFYPGASGIAKFQKEIDKYKNAKGSVQFPIDQPLPFGLVRKIVKFRVGEFKKKVPKKTKRK; encoded by the coding sequence ATGGATAAGACAAAAAACACATTCAAATCGATTGACGAATACATCAAAATTTTTCCGAAAGAGGTCCAATCCATTCTTCAGGAGCTCCGAAAAGTCATCCAAGAAGAAGCTCCGGAAGCAATTGAAAAGATCAGTTATCAGATCCCGACTTTCTATCTGAACGGAAATCTGGTACATTTTGCTGCTTATAAAAATCATATTGGCTTTTATCCTGGAGCAAGTGGTATCGCAAAATTCCAGAAAGAAATTGATAAATACAAAAATGCAAAGGGTTCAGTTCAATTTCCGATCGATCAACCTTTACCTTTTGGTTTGGTTCGTAAGATCGTAAAATTCAGAGTTGGCGAATTTAAGAAGAAGGTCCCTAAAAAAACGAAAAGGAAATAA
- a CDS encoding UDP-2,3-diacylglucosamine diphosphatase, giving the protein MKFRRGRLYDAFFISDIHYLLNKKIKSHKHKELFQLLDHLNKKEVKFDNLYLVGDIIENWFFSADRRLQRVKGKKRFNKLFERLDRLSSGNGKKYYIVGNHDTTSYLMRLTPKVEHYLIERGWIICEKAENELLIAIHGHQGQYNKFTWMGSILVLRILHIFASALPALFKFSENFYHKHLNRQDPSTVEETLHYYQKLSKLTHQDKKVLISGHTHDFLCIPKMNIINTGDWVKSNSFVIQDGKKFSGIRMTARKEFKKEFVLHV; this is encoded by the coding sequence ATGAAATTTCGAAGAGGAAGACTTTACGATGCGTTTTTCATTTCGGACATCCATTATCTTCTGAATAAGAAGATCAAATCCCATAAACACAAAGAGCTTTTCCAACTACTGGATCATCTGAACAAAAAAGAAGTAAAATTCGATAATCTGTACCTTGTAGGCGATATTATCGAAAACTGGTTTTTTAGCGCGGATAGAAGGTTACAAAGAGTAAAAGGCAAAAAAAGATTTAACAAACTTTTTGAACGTCTAGATAGGCTCTCTTCCGGAAACGGCAAAAAATATTATATTGTTGGGAACCACGACACCACTTCTTACCTGATGAGACTTACCCCTAAGGTAGAACATTATCTTATTGAAAGAGGTTGGATTATCTGCGAGAAGGCAGAGAACGAACTTTTAATCGCCATCCATGGGCACCAAGGCCAGTACAATAAATTTACTTGGATGGGCTCCATTCTTGTCTTAAGAATTCTTCATATATTCGCATCCGCGCTTCCGGCATTATTCAAATTTTCCGAAAACTTCTATCATAAACATCTGAACAGACAAGATCCAAGCACTGTAGAAGAGACATTACATTATTACCAAAAACTTTCTAAACTTACCCACCAAGATAAGAAGGTTTTGATCTCAGGTCATACTCACGACTTCTTATGTATCCCTAAAATGAATATTATAAATACAGGGGATTGGGTGAAGAGTAATAGTTTCGTAATCCAGGATGGCAAAAAATTTTCCGGAATTCGGATGACAGCCAGAAAAGAATTCAAAAAAGAATTCGTCTTACATGTTTGA
- a CDS encoding FMN-binding glutamate synthase family protein — protein sequence MSEELLIEYLNLIDEHAWLFWSGVIFLFLLCVFIHDIFQKKHTIKHNFPIVGHIRYLFEKIGPELRQYWVANDKEEMPFNRAERSWVYATAKMQNNNFGFGTTELLYDAGYPIIKHSAFPFADSKAKFIEGDSSMIPSLKVMGEFRNRKKLYRPASVVNISAMSYGSLGERAVSSLNKGAKIARCYHNTGEGGLSPYHNFGADVVWQLGTGYFGARDEKGKFSLDHFLKRLDANPNVRAIEIKLSQGAKPGKGGILPGAKVTKEIAEIRGIEVGQDCISPNAHTEFYDAKSLIEFIEKLASSSGLPVGIKSAVGESKFWEELANLMKETGQGPDFITIDGGEGGTGAAPLTFTDHVSLPFKVGFARVYKIFQKYEIADRIVWIGSGKLGFPDRAIVAFAMGCDLIHVARETMMSIGCIQAQKCHTGHCPAGVATQSKWLQAGLDVELKAKRAANYIKGFRKELLSVAHACGYEHPLQFTGNDIEIGAGQNRFRTLTEVLEYERTPIKFSTMMDYTSNITALG from the coding sequence ATGTCTGAAGAACTGTTGATAGAATATTTAAACTTAATAGATGAACATGCTTGGCTTTTTTGGTCAGGGGTGATTTTTCTTTTTTTACTCTGCGTTTTTATCCACGATATATTCCAGAAAAAACATACGATCAAACATAACTTTCCAATCGTCGGCCATATCAGATATTTATTCGAAAAGATAGGACCAGAACTCAGACAATACTGGGTGGCAAATGATAAGGAGGAGATGCCTTTTAATAGGGCGGAAAGATCCTGGGTTTACGCCACAGCAAAAATGCAAAATAATAATTTCGGTTTTGGAACTACTGAATTATTATACGACGCAGGCTACCCTATCATCAAACATTCTGCCTTCCCTTTTGCAGATAGCAAAGCAAAGTTTATAGAAGGTGATAGCTCTATGATCCCTTCTCTCAAAGTAATGGGAGAATTCAGGAACAGAAAAAAATTATATAGACCGGCATCAGTAGTAAATATCTCCGCAATGTCCTATGGTTCTTTGGGAGAAAGAGCAGTATCATCTCTAAACAAAGGAGCAAAAATCGCACGTTGTTATCATAATACAGGAGAAGGTGGACTTTCTCCTTACCATAACTTCGGCGCAGACGTCGTATGGCAATTGGGAACAGGATATTTTGGTGCAAGAGATGAAAAAGGTAAATTTTCCTTAGATCATTTCTTAAAACGTTTAGATGCAAATCCAAATGTGAGAGCAATAGAGATCAAACTTTCCCAGGGCGCTAAACCAGGAAAAGGTGGCATCTTGCCAGGAGCGAAAGTTACCAAAGAGATTGCTGAGATTAGAGGGATCGAGGTTGGGCAAGATTGTATTTCGCCTAATGCGCATACTGAATTTTACGATGCAAAAAGTCTGATTGAATTTATAGAAAAATTGGCATCCTCTTCTGGACTTCCGGTAGGGATTAAAAGTGCAGTAGGAGAATCTAAGTTTTGGGAGGAACTTGCGAATCTGATGAAAGAAACAGGCCAAGGGCCTGATTTTATCACTATCGACGGAGGAGAAGGAGGGACAGGAGCAGCACCTTTAACTTTTACCGATCACGTTTCCCTTCCTTTTAAGGTAGGGTTTGCAAGAGTATATAAGATTTTTCAAAAGTACGAGATCGCAGACAGGATCGTATGGATAGGCAGCGGAAAATTAGGTTTTCCTGATAGAGCTATAGTTGCATTTGCTATGGGCTGCGATCTGATCCATGTCGCTCGGGAAACCATGATGTCTATCGGTTGTATCCAAGCACAAAAATGTCATACAGGTCATTGTCCTGCAGGAGTAGCCACTCAAAGTAAATGGTTACAAGCAGGTTTGGATGTAGAACTAAAAGCAAAACGTGCAGCAAACTATATCAAAGGATTTAGAAAAGAATTATTATCCGTAGCCCATGCATGCGGATATGAACATCCTCTTCAATTTACAGGGAACGATATCGAAATCGGAGCGGGTCAAAATAGATTCAGGACCCTGACTGAAGTTTTGGAATACGAAAGAACTCCTATAAAATTCAGCACTATGATGGATTATACGAGTAATATCACTGCACTCGGTTAG
- a CDS encoding acyl-CoA thioesterase, translating to MARVQLDLPEKLAWSTSLNIRIYDTNFAAHLAHDKVVSLLHESRARLFKEKGFSELDVNGYGIILTDLVVEYKAEAFFGDQVRVEIGAGDFSAKGCDLYYRMTHTDGPINGKIVCNAKTGLVFMDYATRTVSNIPDVFKSWF from the coding sequence ATGGCAAGAGTTCAACTGGATCTTCCCGAAAAATTGGCATGGTCCACCAGTTTAAATATCAGGATTTATGATACAAATTTTGCAGCACATTTAGCTCATGATAAAGTGGTTTCTCTCTTACATGAATCCAGAGCAAGATTATTCAAAGAGAAAGGATTTTCAGAACTGGATGTAAACGGTTACGGTATCATTCTCACCGATCTAGTAGTAGAATATAAGGCAGAAGCATTTTTCGGAGACCAGGTCCGAGTAGAAATCGGAGCTGGAGATTTCAGCGCAAAAGGTTGCGATTTATATTATAGAATGACCCATACAGATGGGCCAATTAACGGTAAGATCGTGTGTAATGCAAAAACAGGTCTTGTATTTATGGACTATGCGACTAGAACAGTTAGTAATATTCCGGATGTCTTTAAGTCCTGGTTTTGA
- a CDS encoding DUF1801 domain-containing protein, translating to MAQKKNQFQKFANSDVAETFSDYSPSVREKLFRLRELIFETAKEIQGVGRIEEVLKWGQPSYITPESKSGTTIRIDALKGESKEYAIFFHCQTDLISRFRKLYPKTFHFEGNRSIIFSENTKLPEKELKQCISFALIYHSDKKKK from the coding sequence ATGGCCCAAAAAAAGAATCAGTTCCAAAAATTTGCTAATTCAGATGTGGCGGAAACATTCTCAGACTATTCTCCCTCAGTAAGAGAGAAATTATTCCGTTTAAGAGAACTTATATTCGAAACTGCAAAAGAGATCCAAGGAGTAGGCAGGATAGAAGAAGTTCTAAAATGGGGACAACCCAGTTATATCACTCCTGAATCTAAAAGTGGGACTACGATCCGAATAGATGCATTAAAAGGAGAGTCGAAAGAATATGCGATCTTCTTTCATTGCCAAACAGATCTGATCTCCAGATTCAGAAAATTATATCCTAAAACATTTCATTTCGAAGGGAACAGAAGTATTATATTTTCTGAAAATACCAAACTTCCAGAAAAAGAATTAAAACAATGTATTTCTTTTGCACTGATTTATCACTCAGACAAAAAGAAAAAGTAA
- a CDS encoding NAD(P)/FAD-dependent oxidoreductase — MTQELELRLLPEIAEQSDRLTEYISKSKKISLSDITHIEVLNHSIDARQKTVFVNLKVRVYINENFVAEEIHLPDYPNVKNSKEVIVIGAGPAGLFSALELIQSGLKPIVLERGKDVKSRPKDLQNINAHHIVDEDSNYCFGEGGAGTYSDGKLYTRSKKRGNVRRILELLVGFGANPNILIEAHPHIGTNKLPSIVRRMRETIQERGGEVHFNQRVTDLILEGNSIKGVVTKNGDRFLSDKVILATGHSARDIFELLYHKGIEIHLKPLAVGVRVEHKQSLIDSIQYSCADRGPFLPPSPYSVVKQIDGRGVYSFCMCPGGVIAACATKPGEVVTNGWSSSKRARPTANSGIVVELRQEDFLPFQKFGPLAAMEFQREIEQKAWIAGGKTQTAPATRLVDFVEGKISSDLPKTSYPPGIISADLSSVLPKFIMNALQNGFKEFNKSMKGYLTNEAVVHAPETRTSSPVSIPRDPETLEHIRIKGLYPCGEGAGYAGGIVSAAMDGIRCAQACAVSV; from the coding sequence ATGACCCAAGAATTAGAACTTAGGCTTTTGCCTGAGATCGCCGAACAATCGGATCGTCTCACAGAATATATTTCCAAATCCAAAAAGATCTCTTTATCGGATATAACTCATATTGAGGTCTTAAATCATTCTATTGATGCAAGACAAAAGACTGTTTTCGTCAATCTCAAAGTCCGAGTTTATATTAACGAAAACTTTGTAGCAGAAGAGATCCATCTACCCGATTATCCAAACGTAAAAAATTCTAAAGAAGTGATTGTAATCGGAGCGGGACCTGCCGGCTTATTCTCCGCATTAGAACTCATCCAATCCGGTTTGAAACCTATCGTTTTGGAAAGAGGAAAGGACGTTAAATCAAGACCTAAGGACCTTCAGAATATCAACGCGCATCATATCGTAGATGAGGATTCTAATTATTGTTTTGGGGAAGGTGGAGCAGGCACTTACTCCGATGGTAAGCTTTATACAAGATCCAAAAAAAGAGGAAACGTCCGTCGCATTTTGGAATTACTTGTAGGTTTTGGAGCAAATCCTAATATTCTAATAGAGGCTCATCCTCATATAGGGACAAATAAACTTCCTAGTATTGTTCGTAGAATGAGAGAAACCATCCAGGAAAGAGGTGGAGAAGTCCATTTCAACCAAAGAGTAACCGATCTGATCTTAGAAGGTAATTCGATCAAAGGTGTTGTTACTAAGAATGGTGATCGTTTTCTTTCCGACAAAGTGATATTGGCTACAGGACATTCGGCCAGAGATATATTCGAATTATTATATCATAAAGGAATTGAGATCCATTTAAAACCACTCGCAGTAGGTGTTAGAGTAGAACATAAACAATCTTTAATAGACTCTATACAGTATAGCTGCGCCGACAGAGGACCTTTTCTTCCTCCTTCTCCTTATAGCGTTGTAAAACAGATCGATGGAAGGGGAGTGTATTCTTTTTGTATGTGTCCTGGAGGAGTGATTGCTGCATGTGCCACAAAACCTGGAGAGGTTGTGACGAATGGTTGGTCTTCTTCCAAAAGAGCAAGGCCTACCGCAAATTCTGGGATCGTGGTGGAACTAAGGCAAGAGGACTTTCTACCTTTCCAAAAGTTTGGGCCATTGGCTGCGATGGAATTCCAAAGAGAGATTGAACAAAAAGCTTGGATCGCTGGTGGGAAAACCCAAACAGCTCCTGCGACCAGACTGGTTGATTTTGTAGAAGGTAAAATTTCTTCTGATCTTCCTAAAACTTCTTATCCTCCAGGAATTATATCTGCGGATCTTTCTTCCGTTCTTCCTAAATTTATAATGAATGCATTACAAAATGGATTCAAAGAATTTAATAAATCTATGAAAGGATATCTGACTAACGAAGCGGTGGTTCATGCTCCTGAGACTAGGACTTCTTCACCAGTCAGTATACCAAGGGATCCGGAAACTCTCGAACATATTCGTATCAAAGGTTTATATCCTTGCGGAGAAGGAGCCGGATATGCGGGTGGGATTGTATCCGCGGCTATGGACGGGATCAGATGTGCACAAGCTTGTGCAGTAAGCGTTTAG
- a CDS encoding AraC family transcriptional regulator has protein sequence MINHYDKIDSALSFIEKNLKNNISVKDVSENSFSSLWHFQRIFRYMTGYSVYSYIRKRRLSEAAQKLILTKSKVIDIAFEFGYETPETFLREFKKNFGATPSEYRKIEHHLIFEKINIHENKFKTIYDGTGIEFKTVVRNNAVLIGKKHRTTMQKDQSTKDIPRIWTEAFQEGMFDRIPERTDLKKVQGVYSNWDLEENFDFFVGAEVNPETSTPSGFTKQILTASKYMLFTVPGNTTEKLLSAWKYIYGTWLANSEYERGSEDDFEVFDERFWDPTNPVSEIYISIR, from the coding sequence ATGATTAATCATTATGATAAAATAGATTCTGCGCTCAGCTTCATAGAAAAAAATCTTAAGAATAATATTTCAGTAAAAGACGTTTCTGAGAATTCATTCAGTTCTCTTTGGCATTTTCAAAGAATATTCAGATACATGACTGGATATTCTGTATATTCATATATCCGAAAAAGAAGACTTTCCGAGGCCGCACAAAAACTGATCCTAACTAAATCTAAGGTTATAGATATTGCTTTTGAATTTGGATACGAAACTCCGGAGACTTTTTTAAGAGAATTTAAGAAAAATTTTGGAGCAACTCCTTCTGAATATAGAAAGATAGAGCATCATCTTATATTTGAAAAAATTAATATTCATGAGAACAAATTCAAAACTATTTACGATGGAACTGGAATTGAATTCAAAACTGTGGTTCGAAATAACGCTGTACTAATTGGCAAAAAACATAGAACTACAATGCAAAAAGATCAAAGCACAAAGGATATTCCTAGGATCTGGACGGAAGCCTTTCAAGAAGGTATGTTTGATAGAATACCAGAAAGAACGGATCTAAAAAAAGTCCAAGGAGTTTATTCTAATTGGGATTTAGAGGAAAATTTTGACTTTTTTGTGGGTGCAGAAGTAAATCCTGAAACTTCAACTCCATCTGGTTTTACAAAACAGATCTTAACTGCTTCTAAATATATGTTGTTTACTGTTCCCGGAAATACTACAGAAAAGTTACTGAGTGCCTGGAAATATATTTATGGCACCTGGCTTGCAAATAGTGAATACGAAAGAGGGTCAGAAGATGATTTTGAGGTCTTTGACGAAAGGTTTTGGGATCCTACGAATCCGGTTTCCGAAATTTATATTTCGATCCGATAA
- a CDS encoding DoxX family protein, with protein sequence MGSENVSKGQLWTGRVLSGLVVLFLLFDGVLKFFLDKMPPEAQAEGAKLGYPPEVMPYLGTVLIVSTLLYAFPRTAVLGATLLTGYLGGAVATHVRVLNPLGSHILFPIYLGIILWAGLYLRFPKLREITPLQK encoded by the coding sequence ATGGGATCTGAAAACGTTTCGAAAGGGCAGCTCTGGACCGGTCGAGTACTCAGCGGGTTGGTTGTACTTTTTCTGCTTTTTGATGGAGTATTAAAATTTTTCTTAGATAAAATGCCGCCTGAGGCTCAGGCAGAAGGAGCTAAACTAGGGTACCCACCTGAAGTAATGCCTTACTTGGGAACGGTCTTGATCGTAAGTACCTTGTTATACGCATTTCCTAGAACTGCAGTTTTGGGAGCAACTTTACTCACAGGTTATTTGGGTGGAGCTGTTGCTACTCATGTTCGTGTTTTAAATCCTTTAGGCTCTCATATTCTATTTCCAATTTATTTGGGAATTATTCTATGGGCAGGTTTATATCTCAGATTTCCTAAATTGAGAGAAATCACTCCTTTACAGAAATAA
- a CDS encoding helix-turn-helix domain-containing protein, with protein sequence MKITDRQKKKFLKSLKQARIEAGFTQSEVAHQIGTSQSFISKVESGSISLEVEIFLKLYQLYEKPAVYFFSEFSQK encoded by the coding sequence TTGAAAATAACGGACCGACAAAAGAAAAAATTCTTAAAGTCCCTGAAACAGGCAAGGATCGAAGCAGGATTCACTCAATCAGAAGTCGCTCACCAGATCGGGACCAGCCAAAGTTTCATTTCTAAAGTAGAATCAGGAAGTATATCTTTAGAAGTTGAGATATTCTTAAAGTTATATCAATTATACGAAAAACCTGCGGTGTATTTTTTCTCCGAATTCTCCCAAAAATAA